From a region of the Chitinophaga caseinilytica genome:
- the feoB gene encoding ferrous iron transport protein B: protein MKAPINIALVGNPNSGKSSLFNALTGLNQKVGNFPGVTVDKKTGSARISPTLEANIIDLPGTYSLYPKSADEYVTYDVLLQPDNADRPDMVIIIADASNLKRNLLFCSQIIDLKMPVIIGLTMMDIAKKKGIEIDLAGLERELGVPVVAINPRKNKGLQPLKKNIELVAQEKFVVPAREFIENRLLAPAVIDGVKQIFPVSSDYAALHVAANHEELTFIPEARQHGLRELLKAQNFNKTKVQAEEIMQRYARIKHIMNITVVETDPLQQQLQTERIDNILLHRVWGYLILLGVLFLLFQSIFWLASYPMDLIEAGFGSLGGWLTGVLPDNNWTDLLVNGIVAGLGGIAVFIPQIAILFGLITILEDTGYMARISFLTDRLMRQVGLNGKSVMPLISGVACAVPAIMAARNIENRKERLITIMITPLMSCSARLPIYTIMIALVIPDVPVLGIFNLQGLAMMVLYLLGFVMAFLVAAVMKLFIKIKEKSYFIMELPVYRAPRWKNVGTTMIEKAKIFVTDAGKVIMVISVILWALASYGPSGKMDAVHKEYEAQIAATTDSAAIEQLNRDFSSAKLANSYAGILGHAIEPVVKPLGYDWKIGIALITSFAAREVFVGTMATLYSVGDTEDSDATLREKMAMAKWPDGRPVYTLATGLSLMIFYAFAMQCMSTLAIVKRETKSWKYPVIQFVYMTLLAYVCSWGVFHLFQ, encoded by the coding sequence TCCCTGTACCCGAAAAGTGCAGACGAATATGTGACGTACGACGTGCTCCTCCAACCCGATAATGCCGACCGCCCGGATATGGTCATCATCATCGCCGACGCGTCTAACCTCAAGCGCAACCTGCTTTTCTGCTCCCAGATCATAGACCTGAAAATGCCCGTGATCATCGGGCTCACCATGATGGACATCGCCAAGAAAAAAGGCATCGAGATCGATCTGGCCGGGCTGGAACGTGAGCTGGGCGTGCCTGTGGTAGCCATCAACCCGCGCAAGAACAAGGGCTTGCAACCCCTGAAAAAGAATATCGAGCTCGTGGCGCAGGAGAAATTCGTTGTCCCCGCCCGGGAATTCATCGAAAACCGTCTGCTCGCCCCGGCCGTGATAGACGGCGTGAAGCAGATTTTCCCCGTTTCCAGCGACTACGCGGCGCTGCACGTGGCTGCCAATCACGAAGAGCTGACTTTCATCCCCGAAGCCCGGCAACACGGCCTGCGCGAATTGCTGAAAGCGCAAAACTTCAACAAAACGAAAGTGCAGGCGGAAGAGATCATGCAGCGATACGCCCGCATCAAACATATCATGAACATCACGGTGGTGGAAACCGACCCCCTCCAGCAGCAACTCCAGACGGAAAGGATCGATAACATCCTCCTGCACCGCGTTTGGGGCTACCTCATCCTGCTGGGCGTGCTGTTCCTCCTTTTCCAAAGCATATTCTGGCTCGCCTCCTACCCCATGGACCTCATCGAAGCCGGCTTCGGCTCCCTGGGCGGTTGGCTGACGGGCGTGCTGCCAGACAATAACTGGACAGACCTGCTCGTGAACGGCATCGTGGCCGGCCTCGGCGGCATCGCGGTGTTCATTCCGCAGATCGCGATACTTTTCGGGTTGATCACCATCCTCGAAGATACCGGCTACATGGCCCGCATCAGCTTCCTCACAGACCGGCTCATGCGCCAGGTGGGGCTGAACGGGAAATCCGTCATGCCCCTCATTTCCGGTGTGGCCTGCGCCGTTCCCGCTATCATGGCCGCACGCAATATCGAGAACCGCAAAGAGCGCCTGATAACCATCATGATCACCCCGCTCATGAGCTGCTCGGCCAGGCTGCCCATTTATACGATCATGATCGCCCTCGTCATCCCCGACGTTCCGGTGCTCGGCATCTTCAACCTGCAGGGCCTCGCCATGATGGTACTGTACCTGCTCGGGTTCGTGATGGCGTTCCTCGTAGCCGCTGTCATGAAGCTTTTCATCAAAATCAAGGAGAAAAGCTACTTCATCATGGAACTCCCCGTGTACCGCGCCCCCCGCTGGAAGAACGTGGGCACCACCATGATCGAGAAAGCGAAAATATTTGTCACCGATGCGGGTAAAGTGATCATGGTGATCTCGGTAATATTGTGGGCCCTGGCGTCTTACGGTCCGTCGGGGAAAATGGACGCCGTCCACAAGGAATATGAAGCGCAGATCGCCGCTACGACAGACAGTGCCGCCATCGAACAACTGAACCGCGACTTCTCTTCCGCCAAACTCGCCAACAGCTACGCAGGGATTCTTGGTCACGCCATCGAACCGGTGGTGAAACCGCTGGGGTACGATTGGAAAATCGGCATCGCGCTGATCACCTCCTTCGCCGCGCGCGAAGTGTTCGTAGGTACCATGGCCACGCTGTACAGTGTGGGCGACACCGAAGACAGCGACGCTACGCTGCGCGAGAAAATGGCCATGGCCAAATGGCCCGACGGGCGGCCCGTGTATACCCTGGCCACGGGGCTTTCGCTCATGATCTTCTACGCTTTCGCCATGCAATGTATGAGTACGCTCGCCATCGTAAAACGCGAAACCAAAAGCTGGAAATACCCCGTTATCCAGTTCGTGTACATGACCCTGCTCGCGTACGTCTGCAGCTGGGGCGTGTTCCACCTTTTCCAGTAA
- a CDS encoding M20/M25/M40 family metallo-hydrolase, whose amino-acid sequence MKTLLTLICCAALAPAAMAQVDSVQLLKDVETLSADKFMGRQTGSKGNRMAQFYLLDRFKKAGIQPWEGTYEQPFYFTSGDKRIMGTNLFGYIPGKTDSVIVVSAHYDHVGVGPGNGADSIFNGADDNASGVAAILGIAAWFAKHPPRHTLIFAAFDGEEMGLRGARDFVSRPPVPLKKIKANINLDMVSRNGKNELYACGTFQNPHLKPAITAAAANSKIKLLMGHDRPDEGSQNWTNQSDQGAFHAQQVPFIYFGVEDHEDYHKVSDEFSRIQPSFFYQAANTILDVLKRIDQE is encoded by the coding sequence ATGAAGACACTCCTGACCCTAATATGCTGCGCAGCATTGGCCCCGGCTGCCATGGCACAGGTGGATTCCGTTCAGTTGCTGAAAGACGTGGAAACCCTCAGCGCCGACAAGTTCATGGGCCGCCAGACGGGCTCCAAAGGCAACCGGATGGCGCAGTTTTACCTCCTCGATCGTTTCAAAAAAGCAGGCATCCAACCCTGGGAAGGCACTTACGAACAACCGTTCTATTTCACGAGCGGCGACAAGCGCATCATGGGCACTAACCTCTTCGGATATATCCCCGGCAAAACCGACAGCGTGATCGTCGTATCCGCACATTACGACCACGTGGGCGTGGGGCCCGGCAACGGGGCAGACAGTATTTTCAACGGGGCAGACGATAACGCGTCTGGCGTAGCGGCCATCCTGGGCATTGCGGCGTGGTTCGCCAAACATCCGCCGCGCCATACCCTTATTTTCGCGGCGTTCGACGGGGAAGAAATGGGGCTCCGCGGCGCGAGGGATTTCGTGTCGCGCCCGCCCGTTCCCCTCAAGAAGATCAAAGCCAATATCAATCTCGATATGGTCAGCCGCAATGGTAAAAATGAATTGTACGCCTGCGGAACGTTTCAGAACCCGCACCTCAAACCCGCCATCACCGCCGCCGCCGCCAATTCGAAGATCAAACTGCTCATGGGGCACGACCGGCCCGACGAAGGCAGCCAGAACTGGACGAACCAAAGCGACCAGGGCGCGTTTCACGCACAGCAGGTGCCGTTCATTTATTTCGGTGTGGAAGATCATGAAGATTACCACAAAGTCAGCGACGAATTCTCCCGCATCCAACCGTCGTTTTTTTACCAGGCGGCCAATACGATACTCGATGTCCTGAAACGGATCGACCAGGAATAA